A genomic segment from Sulfitobacter mediterraneus encodes:
- a CDS encoding response regulator transcription factor → MSKHVVLVEDETNIAEAIRFLLSNEGWRVETLANGSNAVDVIRNTGPDLVMLDVMLPGKSGFEILHDLRADPAFDALPVLMLTARGQSRDREMAEKAGVSRFMTKPFSNAEMLDAVRELTTQ, encoded by the coding sequence GTGAGCAAACATGTCGTGTTGGTTGAGGACGAAACAAACATTGCCGAGGCAATCCGCTTTTTGCTGTCGAATGAGGGCTGGCGGGTCGAAACCTTGGCCAATGGATCAAACGCAGTGGACGTGATCCGAAACACCGGGCCGGATCTTGTGATGCTCGATGTAATGCTGCCTGGCAAAAGCGGGTTTGAAATCCTGCATGATTTGCGGGCCGATCCGGCCTTTGATGCGCTTCCGGTGCTTATGTTGACCGCACGCGGCCAAAGCCGCGACCGCGAGATGGCGGAAAAAGCAGGCGTAAGCCGGTTCATGACCAAACCGTTTTCCAATGCCGAGATGCTGGATGCGGTGCGCGAACTGACCACACAATGA